Proteins encoded within one genomic window of Salmo trutta chromosome 11, fSalTru1.1, whole genome shotgun sequence:
- the LOC115202233 gene encoding POU domain, class 4, transcription factor 2, protein MMMMSLNSKQAFAMAHASLPEPKYSLHSSSSSTLTSNAPSSCSSSRHSSTIISSGGGNSEAMRRGCLPTPPSNIFGGLDESLLARAEALAAVDIVSQTKSHHHPPHHSPFKPDATYHTMNTLPCTSSSSSSSVPISHPSALSGHGHHHHHHHHHHHQPHQALEGDLLDHITPGLALGSMAGPDGSATAHPAHMAGMNHMHQAALNMAHAHGLPSHMGCMSDVDADPRDLEAFAERFKQRRIKLGVTQADVGGALANLKIPGVGSLSQSTICRFESLTLSHNNMIALKPILQAWLEEAEKSHREKLNKPELYNGGEKKRKRTSIAAPEKRSLEAYFAIQPRPSSEKIAAIAEKLDLKKNVVRVWFCNQRQKQKRMKYSACV, encoded by the exons ATGATGATGATGTCTCTGAACAGCAAGCAGGCATTCGCCATGGCCCACGCCAGCTTGCCCGAGCCCAAGTATTCCTTGCATTCCTCCTCGTCCTCCACGTTGACTTCGAATGCGCCCTCCTCGTGCTCGTCTTCCCGACACAGTAGCACCATCATCAGCAGCGGCGGAGGCAACTCGGAGGCGATGCGCCGAGGATGTCTCCCAACCCCACCG AGCAATATATTCGGAGGCTTGGATGAGAGTTTGTTGGCCCGCGCTGAAGCTCTGGCGGCGGTGGATATTGTCTCGCAGACCAAGAGCCACCACCATCCTCCACACCACAGTCCCTTCAAGCCGGACGCGACCTACCACACCAtgaacactctcccctgcacctCCTCGTCGTCTTCTTCCTCGGTGCCTATTTCTCACCCTTCAGCCCTTTCCGGCCACggtcaccaccaccatcatcaccatcaccaccaccaccaaccccaCCAGGCGCTGGAGGGCGACCTGCTGGACCACATCACCCCAGGACTGGCTCTCGGGTCCATGGCAGGGCCAGACGGCTCCGCAACTGCGCACCCTGCTCACATGGCGGGCATGAACCACATGCACCAGGCAGCCCTCAACATGGCTCATGCCCACGGGCTACCATCCCACATGGGCTGCATGAGCGACGTGGACGCCGATCCCAGGGACTTAGAAGCCTTCGCTGAGAGGTTTAAACAGAGACGGATCAAACTCGGCGTGACCCAGGCGGATGTAGGGGGAGCCTTGGCCAACCTGAAGATTCCTGGCGTGGGCTCCCTCAGCCAGAGTACCATCTGCCGATTCGAGTCCCTCACCCTCTCCCACAACAACATGATAGCTTTGAAGCCCATTCTACAGGCATGGCTGGAAGAAGCCGAGAAATCACACCGGGAGAAACTCAACAAACCCGAGCTATATAACGGCGGAGAGAAGAAGCGGAAGCGCACGTCGATAGCAGCACCGGAAAAGCGATCACTGGAAGCTTACTTTGCCATTCAGCCGCGTCCTTCCTCAGAGAAAATCGCTGCTATAGCAGAGAAACTGGACCTGAAAAAGAACGTGGTGCGGGTCTGGTTTTGCAACCAACGGCAGAAACAGAAACGAATGAAATATTCTGCATGCGTCTGA